A genomic region of Primulina huaijiensis isolate GDHJ02 unplaced genomic scaffold, ASM1229523v2 scaffold42415, whole genome shotgun sequence contains the following coding sequences:
- the LOC140969619 gene encoding probable aspartic proteinase GIP2, whose product MSCSISFSLLFLGIILLFNPSTARNIGQASPVRAILLTVTKDPSTGQYFTAIGQRTPPRPVKLTIDIGGKILWAACDRAEYNSSSYSPALCHSPQCSLSGSKTCDNCWDGPRPGCNNNTCSNVVYNTVEPSAQVGELATDVIALESTDGSNPGRIIRLPNFLFSCGSLFLGEKLAKRVQGMVGFGRTNTSLPSLLSSALGISKKFAICFSSSKGVVFLGNGRYSMLPPPGIVISEGLSYTPLLVNPVSTAYPVLDTFPDKSWPSTEYFIGVEHVKINNQIVPSSPKLLKFDAKGNGGTKISTVVPYTVLHTSIYNAITKAFVKSISKVPRVKPVVPFETCYKSSSLGSTRVGPGVPQIEFGLLNNVTWTMFGANSMVSVHNSEVLCLAFVDGGKNPRTSIVIGGHQLEDNFLEFDVESSRLGFSSTLLGRQTTCANFNFTAKA is encoded by the coding sequence ATGTCTTGTTCAATCTCATTCTCTCTACTGTTTCTGGGCATCATACTTTTGTTCAACCCAAGCACGGCCCGGAACATTGGACAAGCTTCCCCTGTCCGTGCCATTCTCCTTACGGTCACCAAAGACCCATCAACGGGCCAATACTTCACCGCCATCGGGCAAAGAACTCCTCCAAGGCCCGTCAAATTAACTATAGACATCGGCGGAAAAATCTTATGGGCGGCCTGTGATCGGGCTGAGTATAACAGCTCTTCTTATTCGCCCGCTCTCTGTCATTCCCCACAGTGTTCACTCTCCGGATCCAAGACCTGCGACAACTGCTGGGATGGGCCGAGACCAGGTTGCAACAACAACACTTGTTCCAATGTGGTTTACAATACGGTAGAACCTTCGGCCCAGGTAGGAGAGCTGGCAACTGATGTGATCGCCCTGGAATCCACCGACGGGTCAAATCCGGGCCGAATTATTCGGCTTCCCAACTTCTTGTTCTCCTGCGGTTCTCTCTTTCTTGGCGAGAAACTTGCTAAACGAGTTCAAGGGATGGTCGGATTTGGTAGGACTAACACTTCATTACCTTCATTACTGTCAAGTGCATTAGGAATCAGTAAAAAGTTCGCAATTTGCTTTAGTTCTTCAAAAGGAGTTGTTTTTTTAGGAAACGGGCGGTATAGTATGCTTCCACCCCCTGGGATCGTAATTTCGGAGGGACTCTCGTACACCCCACTTCTTGTAAATCCTGTCAGCACTGCATATCCTGTCCTCGATACTTTCCCCGATAAATCTTGGCCGTCGACGGAGTACTTCATAGGTGTCGAAcacgtaaaaataaataatcaaattgtgCCATCGAGCCCGAAATTGCTAAAATTCGATGCCAAAGGCAACGGCGGCACTAAGATCAGCACCGTGGTGCCTTATACCGTTCTGCACACATCGATCTACAACGCAATTACTAAGGCGTTCGTTAAGTCAATCTCCAAAGTCCCTAGAGTAAAACCCGTTGTGCCTTTCGAGACTTGCTACAAGTCGTCGAGCCTCGGAAGCACGAGGGTCGGCCCAGGGGTGCCTCAGATTGAGTTTGGCCTGCTAAACAATGTTACATGGACTATGTTTGGTGCGAATTCGATGGTGTCTGTGCATAATAGTGAAGTTTTGTGCTTGGCTTTTGTTGATGGCGGCAAGAATCCTAGGACTTCGATAGTTATTGGAGGGCATCAACTTGAGGACAACTTTTTGGAGTTTGATGTTGAGAGCTCCAGACTCGGGTTCAGTTCTACGTTGCTGGGGCGCCAAACTACTTGTGCCAACTTCAATTTTACAGCAAAAGCTTGA
- the LOC140969661 gene encoding transcription factor MUTE-like: MAHIAVERNRRRQMNEHLKVLRSLTPCFYIKRGDQASIISGVIEFIKELHQVVQSLEAKKKRKSLSPSPGLSPKPFQSSPREPDGDTHFKELGATCNSPIVDVEAKISGSNVLLRTISRRIPGQVVRIIHVLENLSFDILHLNISSMEDTVLYSFVIKIGLECQVSVEELALEVQKSFFPEATANCIKQDTVHV; the protein is encoded by the exons ATGGCTCACATTGCTGTTGAGAGAAACAGAAGGAGGCAAATGAATGAACATCTCAAGGTTTTACGTTCCCTGACTCCATGTTTCTACATCAAAAGG GGCGATCAAGCATCAATCATAAGTGGGGTGATAGAATTCATCAAAGAATTGCACCAAGTTGTACAATCCTTGGAAgctaaaaagaaaagaaaaagccTTAGCCCTAGTCCTGGACTTAGTCCAAAACCATTTCAGTCGAGTCCTCGTGAACCAGATGGTGACACTCATTTTAAAGAACTCGGGGCTACCTGCAACTCTCCCATTGTCGATGTCGAGGCCAAGATTTCCGGGTCGAACGTGCTCCTTCGGACCATATCCAGGCGTATCCCTGGTCAAGTTGTGAGGATCATCCATGTTTTGGAGAATCTTTCTTTCGATATCCTTCACTTGAACATCAGTAGCATGGAAGATACTGTTCTATACTCATTTGTCATCaag ATTGGATTGGAATGCCAAGTGAGTGTGGAGGAACTAGCCCTCGAAGTTCAGAAAAGTTTTTTCCCAGAAGCTACAGCTAATTGTATCAAGCAAGATACAGTACACGTTTAG
- the LOC140969628 gene encoding heavy metal-associated isoprenylated plant protein 32-like: protein MSKEEFLKIQTCVLKVNIHCDGCKHKVKKILQKIDGVYTTNIDSEQGKVTVSGNVDPATLIKKLTKNGKHAEIWGASKTHNNNQNQMNNQFKNLQIDNGSKGGQNKGQTPKGGGNNQPKVGLQAQNPQFQQQLQQIQQQMQQLKGSQDLKIPPHFMKDLKGANNNKDQNQKSAKFNMPEDEEYSDDDFDDDDYDDDDDGDFDDEVDDIPVVNNNKMKPPVLGDGHGGAQMGNIMMNNIMNGQNPQLMKGGGNNGGNGKKGGGGGNVPVQMNLGGGNQNQGGPNGGKKGGNGNNNGGNQNQGGGKGGKNGGGQPNGGKNGGGGGNGQNKNGGGTGAGDGAGALNGNNYMGNGARKEGGMNDGPRGMPIMMPMSAGGNMGPLGANLPMGQMGNLPMGQTNNLAAVQGLPAPAITGGGGGGAGYFPAATPEHMTANPYYQQQLAAMMMNQQRANGNERFQPMMYARPPPAVNYMPPYPAYPYQYPYAPPQGERTDQYALFSDENTSSCNVM from the exons ATGAGTAAAGAAGAGTTCTTGAAGATCCAG ACTTGTGTTCTTAAGGTCAATATACACTGTGATGGATGTAAGCACAAAGTGAAGAAAATCTTGCAGAAGATTGATG GGGTATACACCACAAACATAGATTCAGAGCAAGGGAAGGTCACTGTTTCAGGTAATGTTGACCCAGCCACACTCATCAAGAAGCTTACCAAGAATGGGAAACATGCTGAGATATGGGGTGCATCAAAGACCCACAACAATAATCAAAACCAGATGAATAATCAGTTCAAGAATCTGCAAATTGACAACGGAAGCAAAGGTGGACAGAACAAAGGCCAGACCCCAAAGGGTGGTGGCAACAACCAGCCAAAAGTTGGCCTTCAGGCGCAAAATCCACAATTTCAGCAACAACTCCAGCAGATACAGCAGCAGATGCAACAGTTGAAAGGGTCGCAAGATCTGAAAATACCTCCGCATTTTATGAAAGATCTGAAAGGGGCCAATAATAACAAGGACCAGAACCAGAAATCTGCGAAGTTCAACATGCCTGAGGATGAAGAATATAGTGATGATGATTTTGACGACGATGATTATGATGACGACGACGACGGCGATTTTGACGATGAAGTGGATGATATCCCCGtcgttaataataataaaatgaagCCTCCGGTCTTGGGTGACGGCCATGGCGGTGCTCAGATGGGTAACATCATGATGAATAATATAATGAATGGTCAGAATCCTCAGCTAATGAAAGGTGGTGGTAACAATGGAGGAAATGGGAAGaaaggtggaggtggaggtaaCGTGCCTGTTCAAATGAATCTAGGCGGTGGTAACCAAAATCAAGGTGGGCCTAATGGTGGTAAGAAAGGTGGTAATGGGAATAACAATGGTGGTAACCAAAATCAAGGTGGTGGAAAGGGTGGCAAGAATGGTGGAGGCCAACCTAATGGTGGCAAAAATGGTGGCGGTGGTGGCAATGGTCAAAATAAGAATGGTGGTGGCACCGGCGCCGGTGACGGCGCTGGGGCTTTGAATGGCAACAATTATATGGGTAATGGGGCCAGGAAAGAGGGTGGTATGAATGATGGACCTCGTGGCATGCCTATCATGATGCCCATGAGTGCTGGAGGTAACATGGGCCCATTGGGGGCAAATCTTCCGATGGGTCAAATGGGTAATCTTCCAATGGGCCAAACGAACAATCTTGCTGCAGTTCAAGGTCTGCCAGCCCCCGCCATAACTGGTGGCGGAGGTGGTGGTGCTGGGTATTTTCCAGCTGCTACCCCCGAGCACATGACGGCAAACCCCTATTACCAGCAGCAACTTGCAGCCATGATGATGAACCAGCAACGTGCCAACGGTAATGAGAGGTTTCAGCCCATGATGTATGCCCGGCCTCCCCCTGCAGTTAACTACATGCCGCCGTATCCTGCTTACCCTTACCAATACCCTTATGCACCACCACAAGGCGAGCGAACCGACCAGTACGCATTGTTCAGCGACGAAAACACTTCGAGTTGTAACGTGATGTGA
- the LOC140969602 gene encoding probable aspartic proteinase GIP2, translated as MASFLKFLLLLPLISHIHGAISQKYPTLPKAAVLPLTKDISTLQYVTELLIGENLAPVKLVVDLGGPFLWVDSEFTSQFSSPGPVKSCSLQCSMVEISGCSRSCGLGYNASKTCTLQVENSVSRISTSGEMKEDIVGVKFSDAVDRGSFAYIQRFLFSHAPNLLLEGLASGAKGMLGLGNSRISLPSQFSTTFGFFHRKFSLCLSPSNGAIFLGGMPPELENEPTIPMMYTPLISKKSNIQQGYYINVNSIKISGKKLSLNPKGSVGRTKISTAIPYTTMESKIYSTFNAAYIKAATSMNLSLVAPVAPFEVCFSPNEGGNKRTLPNFPTVDLVMQSELVKWRILGRNLMVRVSDEVMCLGFLNGGLNPMVPIVVGGYQLEDYMLEFNLGNSMLGFSSPLGMVEKKCSDFDAYSWYTMVS; from the coding sequence ATGGCTAGTTTTCTTAAATTTCTACTGCTTTTGCCATTGATTTCTCACATACATGGCgcaatttctcaaaaatatcCCACGTTGCCAAAAGCTGCAGTTCTTCCACTTACCAAAGATATCTCTACTCTTCAATACGTCACAGAACTTTTGATAGGTGAAAATCTAGCCCCTGTCAAGCTTGTGGTGGATCTTGGAGGCCCATTTCTTTGGGTTGATTCTGAGTTTACTTCCCAATTCTCATCTCCTGGGCCTGTTAAAAGTTGTTCTCTGCAGTGTTCAATGGTTGAAATTAGTGGTTGTTCTAGGAGTTGTGGGCTGGGGTATAATGCTtccaagacttgtactttacagGTAGAAAACTCTGTTTCAAGAATTTCCACATCTGGGGAGATGAAAGAGGACATAGTTGGTGTGAAATTCTCAGATGCGGTGGATCGAGGTTCATTTGCGTATATCCAACGCTTCTTGTTTTCACATGCGCCAAACTTGTTGCTTGAAGGCTTAGCGAGTGGTGCCAAAGGTATGCTAGGGCTTGGAAATTCAAGAATTTCTCTCCCATCACAGTTTTCTACTACTTTTGGCTTCTTCCACAGGAAATTTTCATTGTGTTTGTCCCCATCAAATGGTGCAATTTTCTTGGGTGGGATGCCTCCTGAACTTGAGAACGAGCCCACAATTCCAATGATGTACACTCCCCTAATTTCCAAGAAAAGCAACATACAACAAGGGTACTACATAAATGTGAACTCCATCAAGATTTCTGGCAAGAAATTGTCTCTGAATCCAAAAGGGTCTGTTGGAAGGACAAAAATAAGCACAGCCATCCCTTACACCACAATGGAGAGCAAGATTTACAGCACATTTAATGCTGCTTACATCAAGGCTGCTACTTCCATGAACTTGAGCTTGGTTGCACCTGTGGCACCATTTGAAGTTTGCTTCAGTCCAAACGAAGGGGGAAACAAAAGGACTTTGCCAAATTTTCCAACAGTTGATCTTGTTATGCAGAGTGAGTTGGTGAAGTGGAGGATTCTTGGGAGGAATTTAATGGTTAGAGTTAGTGATGAGGTCATGTGTCTGGGATTTTTGAATGGAGGACTGAATCCAATGGTTCCAATTGTTGTAGGTGGTTATCAATTGGAGGATTACATGTTAGAGTTTAATTTGGGGAATTCTATGCTTGGATTTTCTTCACCATTGGGGATGGTGGAGAAGAAGTGCTCTGATTTTGATGCATATTCCTGGTATACGATGGTTTCTTAA